TGGTAAATtcattttacaatttaattgtgTTAAACTCTTTAAAGAAGAAAGTAGTTTCTGATACAGGTTAATTTAACATCCTGTGAAATAAAGAATTGAAGGATGAACATTTATGGGAATGAGGAGAGTAGAAAACCATAATATTGTCAGTGGTTGAAACCTTTCtgtaagataaaaatgttctttttgtcaaatttaagtTTGTCATCCTTATGTGTCAATAATAGTTCAAGAAAAGGCAACTTACCAGTATTCTTTCTTTCCAATGTACTTTATGGCAGGGTGTAAAGtgttacttaattttattataagaaatcaGACAATTGCTCGTCATTCCCTGTTTGTATTATAAACATGTCGTGTACATATTTCTTATTGGTTTGTAAGAAGGTTAGAAAAGCCATTTGACTAttcgttattttaaattgcTCACTAAAAATTGGTGGCAAACATGAACCCATAATCAACCCAATGTTTTGTCTGTAAattgaattattgaattattggtCTAATGCTAAAGTCATTAGGTTAAAGCAACCAAGTCTAGGGTCTAGGGTTTTTTTCATTCTTGTAAAAAACGAGTTGATAGGGTCCGTGTTGACCATTTGAAAGACATGGGAGTCCAACAAACCATCAACCCTTATTGTAGTCCAATCTCCTAATTATCACAAGGAACCCTTGTCCGCTTTGATAGTGATTAAGTAGTTGTCATTCAGGTTCTTTTTTAAGCATTTCAGATCGATTGGATTTTAATTAGACTTTTTATTTCTCgaaataaaaactattcaaaaaCGTTATTGTTTGTgcttttaagatatttttattagctATGTCTGTGGTCTCTATAATAGTTAAAGCTTCTCCCCACAATAATTATTGTAGGGAGACTGGCAACCTCGTGTAACCTTTATAGTTCCACCCTTCTGCTAAGTATGGACTTCTACACaactgtataataaagttatatttaataaagttatattttaggtttaaatttAGTAACTTTTCTTCTTGTGGCGTTAATGTTAAAAACGGTTAGATTTAAGAAATGTGCCGTGAATTTGACGTTGCACCTGCTCAAAGAACACTGATAGTCGCATTTATTATAGGATCTAAGGGAATTTAACTGtactgatttaattttagtcgATTTATCACAGAGTGTCTTAAATTTGGTCTTACCAAATAATACATCTCGTAAGTGtaagattaaaaaattttaaagtggtatattttatgaaataaaataaaggtaaaaagtCTCAATCAAATCTTAACTCTTACCTTGTAATACTCCATAAGTGAATATTAACTGGTTAAGGCTAGTAGCAAATATGGTACCAATGGcaccaataaaattaattacagaACCCAACATGGAGACAGCCCTTAAGCTATATCTGTTAAGGAGAACACTGGCAATTATTCCTACAAACttgcatttaaatttagttttatcataaatcaataatttatttacccATGAAAAAACTGATTGTATTGTAAACACTTGATACAAGAGTAATGCCACTTGTGGCATCTTCCCCAGTTTCTAtaaagaaattgttgaaaatggtGCCAAATACTCCTAGAGGAACAATGGTGGCAATCTGGAAGGAAAATGTGTgaaattgtaattaaataatGTCGCATTATAtacttactaaaaaaattatatttgccaTAAATTATTGAACACACCGGTTATTTAGTATGAACTTACTTGGATGATAGTTGCCGATATTACGATTACATGACCCCACCCTCCATCGGGGGGTGAGTATTTGTAGCATGTTTTAATAGGATTTACGGACATGTTTGATTTTTCATGAGTTTTCTCATCCAATCTTACCTATATTTTCATTATCAGTTCTAAAATGTCAATTgtcctaatttaaatatatacctaaaataaaccaattaagATTAGTCTACATTATATTgcataactgatttttttatgtctCAAGGATTTATTTTCAGTTACAAGTCTTGTTAAGGTCATATTAGGCTGTACAGATaaccattttaatattttttaaagggatTTTTCCTTAATTATCTTAATTATCTTTTCCTCATGAGTTCCTTTAATTATCTTTTCTCTCATGAGTTCAAATGTTTTAACTGGAGACTGgataaaacctattttttaacctaaaaataacacattttacttacctattttttttttgaacccGTATAATGTACatctaataatattttgccaTAACTTGAAAATGTGAAAGTTAATACTGATTTCTAAGGTAAATTACTAAAAGCCAACTGTGGGGTACTTTAGATAAGATTTTTCTCATATCcgactaattattattatccgATATTACAAACTTTTCTTAGCAAATAATTAAGGTGTATAATGATTGGCATTTTATTGAATCATTTTAGGCGCttatgtttatgaaattttatcAGTATGTCTATagtaaaaattgataaaaaaacatttctattgccaaacaatttataaaattataatttttgtttagatTTCGATGATTTGGGAAGCGCACCGTCGACACCACACTATGCTATTGACGGGAAAACTCCCATTAGTAATCTAAATTTTGGAGAGTTACAAAGACATATACATGATCTTAATTTACAAGTTAGTATTTTGGGTATACGAAACtataaagaatacttttttGAGACTCTGGACAacattatgtatatattttttcgtatctttTAGTTAAAACAACGCGACATGTTAATAGAAAGCTTCCAAAAAGACATGGAAAAAATGAAACAAGTGACAAGAACACTCGTTGTTGACTCGGGGGGCGATTCTATAACCAAAATGAGCCCATCAGACTCTTCTTTAGGGGACAGCGATGGTTACTTTGGTTCTTATTCCCATTTTGGAATTCACCATGAAATGTTAAATGTGGGTTTATATATTTCACATAGACACGTCtcaaaaccgattttttttaggaTAAGGTTAGAACTGAAAGTTATAGGGATGCAATTCTGAATAACTCCGatagttttaaagataaattcGTGTTGGATGTTGGTTGTGGTACCGGGATTCTATCAATGTTTTGTGCCAAAGCTGGTGCTAGAACTGTAATAGGAGTGGATCAGTCTGAAGTTGTGTATAAAGCTATGGATATTGTAAGGTAATAAGGTAGTAATATTGTGATAATTTGTAGGTGATAAATTCGGTTTTAGGGAGAATTCTTTACAAGACACCATTCAATTGATAAAGGGACAGCTGGAAAAGACAAGTTTGCCAGTGGAAAAGGTGGATATAATAGTTTCAGAGTGGATgggttattttttactttttgaagGCATGTTAGACAGTGTGATTTATGCaagagataaatatttaaatgaaggtGGGTTACTATTACCCAACAGATGTACCATTAGTCTTGTAGGGGTTTGTGATGAAGGTAAgtaattttcttcttaataAACATAAAGCAGTGAAAGTTCTTATTTTAGATAGGTATAAGAACTTAATAGACTTTTGGGATAACGTTTATGGTTTTTCAATGAAATGCATGAAACCAGAAATATTATTAGAAGCAAATGTGGAAACGGTGCCAAATGATAAACTGATCACAGACTCAGTGGTGGTCTCTGAGATCGATATAATGACTTGTACAACAAATGCATGTAATTTTAAGAAAGATTTTACTTTTACCGCTAGAAAAGAGGGTAAACTGACTGCTATTGCCGGATATTTTGACACTTTCTTTGATTTAACTCAGAAAGTTGAATTTTCAACTGGACCTCAAGTTGATAGAACGCACTGGCAACAAACCGTTTTTTATTTGGGAAAGACGGTGGAACTACAAGAAGGTCAGTATTATGtcaatattggaaaatatttgtattttgtcgAGTGATCTTTGTCCATATTCTGGGGTTTTGTTTATAAGGCGGAggtaaaaaaaggttttatttctCCATAAAATTCCTATGTTTTTTTGtgacgaccggtttcgcgattacaaAACTTGTCGCATAATCAAgtctaaaaatcaaaaagggCGGGTAAATGCATTAGGTCCTAATAAGCACGCTCACTTATTATTATAAGAGAACTAAGTTATCTACATAAGTTAAAACGAAAATTGTCACATAAGGTAATTGGGGGGAAGATGCCAAAGGGGGAAAGATGCCTAATCTAAGTATTTTGGACAAAACTCAACAGATCGCGCCACATACACGGCCACGTTGTTATTATGCTTATTATTTCCGAACTTCTTGGTTTTCGAATGGTTTCAGTGCACGCAACAggtgattttgtgtttttttatgccGGTAAGTTTTCTACGATAGAAATTATTTATGTGATATACAGTgttaaatgtttttgatttgTGCTAATATGTAGGTTTTTGGCATTCATTAGAATACTTctgtgatattttaaaagaaaaaaaaggattttactATTGTGATTTGGGGCTTTGGCATCTTACACCTAAGGGTTGGGGTAAAATGCCAAGATCCGTGTGGGGTAAGATGCCTTGTCTACAATGCTCTGTAAATTTTATAAGACTTGTTTTTTCTCATGTTTGTGTCTATTATGGTTATTGATTTCCTTTCAGTAGGTCTAATTAAATAGTTTCTTAGtttatcttgtttattttaagtaaaatgccACGAACTTACGTCAGAAAATCAACTAGAGGCGAATGGACTGAAGAAGATCTTAGAGCAGCTGCAAATGCTTTACGTCAGCAGCCAACCCAGAGTGCAAATGCGATTGCTAAAGAATATAGAATCCCTCTACGAACCTTGATGAGAcgtataaagaataaaaatcttgaaaaaggaAGTCTTGGACCAACCGCGTCGTTAGGTATTGAAAATGAACTTAAACTGGTTTCTTATATAAAACGTTTAGAACAAATTGGCTATGCTCCAACTTCAAGAGACGTAAGACACCTTGCTTTTACCTTTGCTCAAAGGAATGGGTTAAAATGTCGATTTaaccaagaaaaataattagcaGACTACGATtggtttaaacttttttaaaacgaCACCCAACCCTAACCATGAGAGTAGCTCAAGGTCGTTCAATTGCACGTTCACTTGGTATGTCTGCCGCAGAAGTAGATCTATACTTCCAAATATTAAACGATACATTTACGACGCTCAATTTGTTTGATAAACCGgcacaaattttcaatatgGACGAAAGTGGCTTGCAATTATGCAATAAACCTACCAAAGTCGTGGCCACAAAAGGAGCTAGAGATGTACAATAGGTCACAAGCTCAGAAAAAGGAGAAACAGTTAGCGTCATCGCTTGTTGTAACGCAGAAGGTAGCTTTTTGCCTCCCTACGTAATATTTAaaggcaaaaacaaaaaaaaggagTTTGAAGATAACATGCCCCCTGGGTCGGTAGTAGTGAGGTCTCCAGAGTTCGCCTATGTAAAAACCAGTATCTTCTCATCATGGATTAAAGACCATTTTTTGCCTCGTAAGGGACCAGACCCTGCAGTACTGATATTAGATGGCCATGCTTCGCATTGTAATAACGTGGATCTTTTGGACCTTTGGGCTGAAAATTAAATTGCTGTAGTTTGTTTACCAAGTCACACGACTCACTGGCTTCAGCCTCTAGACCGTTCATTTTTCAAACCTTTAAAGACCTACTAGAATAGCGCATGTAATCAGTGGATAAAAAATCATCCAGGACGTCGAATGACCAGGTAATTTGGTTTAAGTAAATAAGTCTGAAAGAGATTTCTTTGTTTCTTGTCCTTTACAGTTATTAGTTTGGAGAACTATTAAACCAAGCGTGGTCTCAAGCCGCAACGGTTCAGAATGGTGTTTCTGGATTTCGGGCTTGTGGAATTTATCCATGCTCCAAAGATGCAATTCCGCACTATGCATATGCTTTAGCTGAACACCAAACTGGAAATCCACAGAAAGAAGTGGTACATGTCGATGCAGAAAACTCTGACGAAGATAGCGGCGTCGTAGCTGTTgtaaattttgatgatattgcTCCAATTCCATCCATAGCTGGTCCTAGTAGATCAAACGTTAGAAAACAACACGCAGAAGTCCTTACTTCTCCTGACTACCGccaaaaaaaacgccaaaaaaTTGAAGGATGACAAAAGAAGCAACAAGGGAAGGCAagtaaattagagaaaaaactttataaaaaaggtaacaaagaaaagaagaaagTACTACACAACAGCAGTAGTGAAGAAATCAGTGGAGATGAAAATATTGTCTCAGACCATAGCTCTGGTGAACCTGACAGTGACAGCGAtgacttttgtgcaatttgCGATGGATTTTACTTTGACATAAAGGGTCCCAAAGTTGATTGGATTTGCTGTGTGCTATGCAACAATTGGCTACATGAAACCTGCGCTTCGGGGCCGAATATGTGCGATCCTTGCGCAAAAAtcagtaaataaaacaataaaaacgtTAACCTTGGTGTAAGATGGCATTTTAGCTGGGGTATGATGGCCAATACAATGTATTCTACCTATGGCATCATATCCCCAAATTTGTCATCTTACCCCAAGTCTATCGGCATCTTACCCCTTAGTTAGGGGTAAGTTGCCAAAATGACAGCTGTCAATGTTTTTCTAACTTTTacgtttacttttaaaaaaataaacactttttgGTGTTTCATcatttgtttattgtatttgtAATAGAATACTCagtttttgtaacttttgaataaagtaatttttttttgtatttttaaaaaaatattacgcgtTTTCCCCCCAATTACcttatattgatttatttatttacatcactCAACAGAGAAACTCCAATAATAGAGTGGAAACGATATGTATAAACATGAAatcattttatcaaaataaaattaatattatagatatgataaattattaataaatatatataaaaaaaaaacaaaattatctaAACTAAGtgaattcttttaatttcggcTAGGCTACAGTTAAATATATCACATTGAGTTTTATGTATTGCGAGCTCTACGTATAGGcgaaaattttgtaatgttgGTTCGAGGTATGGAGAGGTAAAAAGTTTGAGAACTGCGAGCTGATAGCCGAGGAGTGTGTAAATTTAGAAGTTGCAAGATCTCTGGCGAGTCAATTAcgccattaattaatttatgtaagaaCTGTAAATCTGCCGAATCCCTTCTTTCCTGTAAGGATTTTACCTGAAATCTTTCAAGGAAACGATCATGTGAGAAGCCGATTTCGGGGTACACTCTTTTGCATTtaaaccaaaggaatttaagaaattttcgctGTATATTTTCAAGTTCTTGAATATGGTTCTAATAGTATGGCGACCAAACTTGGgaagaatattccaaaattgaaCGAACATAGGTAAAGTACAAGAGTTTAATCCCAGAGATATTCTCAAAGAATGGAGAGTTCCTGACAACTAAACCCAgcaatttataactttttttatggtAGCTTCGATATGAAAACTAAATGAAAGTGAGCTATCAAAAATGACTCCCAAGTCTTTGAAGTGGGTTCATCTTGGTAGTCTCACATTATCCATTTTGTATTGGTAAGTAACAGCATTTAGAGGCAAGTTGTTATTCTTGCACCATTCCTTCACTGAGTTAATGGCTGCTTGAAGTTTAATACAGTCCTCAATAGTATCAATTCTACAGTATAATCTCTTATCATCACAGTATAATATGCTGTTTACTTCTAGGTGCTTAGAAATAGTATTAATAAATGAGTCGAAAAGTagaggtcccaatatggagccTTGTGGTACGCCTAAAGGAGCGACTATTTCCGTTGAGCTGTGTCCAAAGAATTCAACAATTGTTGAGGACGTTTAGTAAGATAAGAAGAGATAAGAAAAGTTAAATGAGATGAAAACCCAAATTGGTCAGAAAGATGTGATATAAGAATGGAATGGTCAAGACGGTCGAAAGCTTTCGAGAAATCTGTATAGACTACATCACCTtgagaattattatttatagattCTGATATAAATTCCGTGATCGTAATAAGATTAGTGGTAGTGGATCTGCCCTTCATGAAGCCATGCAGTCTAGTGTCTATATGATGTTTTATAGGAAAGTATAATGCTGAATGAAGGACCCGctcaaaaactttagaaaagTTGTAATAAGTGTAACTGGCCGATAGTTAtcgataatatttttataatttgttttatgaacgggaataattttaaatttttttcagagcAGAGAAAATTCTCCAGTTCCGAGGgcaatattaaacaatattgttaGCGGTTTACAAAAAGCATACGCACagtcaaatatattttatcggGACCAACTATAGCTTTGGGCTTAACTGATTTTAAAGCACTTAGTACTTCATTTTCTGTGAAACATGTAATGTTAATAGTATCACAATGTGAGTAGTTGATTTCAGTTATCTTCTGTTAAGTTATGTTCTGTCTTAAGATGTGCTAGTGTATAAGTTATAAAAGAAAATGAGCAAAGGATTCTGCTATTTTTTGGAGAGAACCAGTTTGATCATATATTACATGACATAGAACTGTTTTTTTGTGAACTTAAAATCAActtccaaaagttgtttggttGTATTGAAAGATTTTGCTCAAGTTTAGAGCAGTAGGATTTATATGAGTGATCAATGTCTGCTTTTATTTGTATGCGCAAGTTGCCAAAGTTACTTAAGTCCTGTTGATTGGCAGAAtgcttatattttttccaggctcTATGTTTTTGCTTAGTTAGTCTTAATATTTGTGGTAAAACCATGTAAACCATGGCTGATATGTGCGCTTTCTTTTTGAGGTTTTAGGAACGTATCTATCTAGATAAGAAtaaattttctgataaaaaagtTCGACAACTGTATTGACATTATTAACAGAGTAGCGCATATCCCAATTTATTTCCAGGAAACTAGTATATAGTATTCTAAGATCagctcttttaaaattatagaagaCATTTTCTACTTTAAGATGATTGTGAAATTGTTTATTAGaagtggttttaaatttaataagaagTGATGGATGAAAAATATcctcttttaacaaaaaatcgtGGCATTTTTCAACGGGACAAAACTCAGGAGTTGGCGAAATAACGAAATCTAGTAACCGCTCTTGAAAATTATATATCGAATTCAGCTGCTGTATTCTAAACGGGAGAGGTCCGTGAGGGAACTCTAACTcgatagaattttttttttattatagaaaaaatgtctAAGCCCTACTCTCGATCTCGACTCCTTTAAATCGGATAGAGTTCGGGTTGCCGTGGGCAGCTTTCGgaatagaaatatagaaagagGTTCTATGGTCTTGACTTTCGTCTCTTTTTAGTTCATTGAAAAAAAGATATACTTATCTTTCTTGTTGGGATGGAACGTTTTTGTATGATTGAAAATCAACAAATTCTCTTATTCTTTCGATTtggaaataaatcattaaatgaaTTAGCGTTCTCTTCGTATGGTCTAACACGATCTCCATAAactttattaatgtaattttttctctttcatttAATTGAGCCATTTCGGACAATATTGTACTTAGCGAAGACGTTAAACCTATTAATCAAAGTCAAAGTGTCCCACCTTCCACCTGTGACACAAAAAAGTACCGAAAGAATAATTTAGATTTGAAAGCCTTTGATTTTCATTTgttgatatttcaaaaaacagTTCAAGATTGATATAGGGTGTTATACATGAAAtatgtttagaatttatcatagaatccaaaaattcattaataaaaggggtgttctattttaaataataaatttctgaaaaatatataatatttttcagaaatctgAAAACATGCGAAAAAATGAAAGAGAATTGACATGTCAGAACGTTTTTCAACCAGGTAATTCGTTTACCTATAAAAGGTACTCTTCCAGACTTTGTGGACACATTATATACTCTTACACGAATTGTAAAACATCTTTGAGTTTAAATTTCTATGGTTTCTAATATATCATATAACTTTCAAGATAAAGATATCTTATAACTTTTAAGATAATGGTATACAAAGACTTTAAGTTTGGTATCTTGGGCAAGAAGACATACTTCctataatttgttaaaagaaactccatttgttttttaaattaaatataaacaggaCATGTAGCTTATTTTTACCAATTTAGTCTAAAAAGAAAGTATTAACAACACTTTCctaaaaaagaattaagaaTATGATATACCgtatattttattctataaaGGTGTGTGGTATAAGCTTCTTGAAAATAGAAGTTATTACACCATTTTTGAGTTCAGTATATGTAAATAAGTTTGACTTACGAGAACaattagaatattattattattttaacccCTCGTATCTCGTTGACGAAGTATTTATATTCATAGTATAATAAGTGATTTCATTACCTTACTTTATTCTTTAGGTTTCTTGGACTTAGATGAGCTCTGGTCCACTCCATTACCAAACCTTGTAGAAGTCGGTGTAAATAGAATACACCTGAAAGCCCTTTTCCGAGGCTCTCAACAGACCAGATTAATACACCACCAAATTTGGTTAAGCattacatttaaaaactttcGCTTTTTCTACTTTTAAGGAATTAAAATGCCGCTCATGTTGATTTTCTAtacattaaattaatgtttgtaTGTATTTCTTGCCCATTACATGTTGCCTTCCTTTTAGTCTTAAAAACTGttatgaaaaaattgatttctgtAATTTGTAATACCTTCACATTTCATTTTCTATTGATGTTGGTGTTACAGCTGGTAATGAACGTTGAAAACATTATGTTTCTgtggtaaaaattaaattgaatatttatatatttgatatgGCAATTAAGTATCACAGATTCGTTATAATAATTGCCACCATTTaagatttcaaaaatatcataatgTAACTTCATAGtattaattcataaattaattCGAAATTGCTTGCATTCGTATAAGAAAATTTAACgtgttaaaaagttatttacctTCTAAGATTAGATTTTATTTACGCAATacactaagttttttttttgtaattttcaggTCAAACACTAAATTGCTCAATTTCATGTTCCAGACTGAAGAAAAATGCTCGCGGATTATCAGTTACATTAACAGTAGATAAGTCTAAATATGATTATATTGTAGATTAAGCAAGTGACATTATTAGCAGCCACGACTTGGGTCTTATTATTGACTGATAGGCAGCAGAAAACGTTGTTCTCTTTTTTTGCATTGttaattaagattttctttCTTATAAAGACAAGTGatgtttctattaaaaattccACTTCCTACAACTCAAGAATAAGGTCcaagaaaacttttgttttgtttgtacTTAGAATAGCGTTGATGATTCATAGGTTGTGACCGAATACCTGCTACTGCCATAATAACTTTAGAggttaaaaaatgtgtttttttactatttaaaaaatatacaaacgcttaatctaaaaaataatttattacaataaagctattttaaaaatcGTTATTTCGTATTCTAAACACTTGATTAAAGGCAGTCCTCGGTGTGCTATAGTAGGAAACTCTTCTGTCGTAGTCCGCTTGTACGTCTGCCCTCAATATTACTACacctggaaatatttttttgttatatcttttttttatttaataattctacTGTATTACTAGATATATAAAAGAACATTCAAtcaatgttaataaatgttattttacttGTACTGACCTGAGGGATTTACTTTGACTTTAATCTTAGTTTGCGGGGATAGGACGCCGTAGTCAACGTCTTCATAAAGgtcctaaaaaatataatatatttaacatttatttaatagtaacaACCACAGTTTTACAGTATGCattttatattatacagggtgttcatttgaaaattttcccaacacggatttatcgaaaaccactgtttaaaaaaaaacgccgaaatatgtcaaaaggtttgtcaagggggacaactttctaacctaaaattacttaacctcctttcaccctctgccccccagggtcatccccttaacaattttaaatggcaagggatatcgagtaatagcttatttaaaaggtctttcgaagtcttttattttgacgtttgttttttttaaatcggtcgattcgttttcgagaaaattagaaaaatctttgtttatcttaatttgttcagatagaaaacaaaaacatgaaaatatcagttttatttcaataagtgtttaaaatgttgcccgtttctggccaaacaatgataaaggcgatgttcaaattccttacggacattttcaaaaacatgttgtgggatatcatggcagctgtcgatgatgcgtcgacgaagttcatccaaactttcaggttggggagtaaatacaatagatttcaaatgaccccatagaaaaaagtctaacggcgttatatcaggaggagcaggccattctatagggccccttcgccctatccatttatctggaaactcatcgtctagccattgccgaacgggaaggacatagtgaggaggagcgctgtcttgctggaaatatatttcagcctcgtCAAGTATAAGGTTTCCATCATCAttgatttggttttcaatggattcagtggtaagcggattgatggtatttttcaacatatccaaataaatgtcttcatttaaatttccgttaataaataatggcccaatcgctttatttcctaaaatgcctgcccatacattaattttttgagggtactgggtatgcccttctacaaatgcatggggattttcattgctccaatatctacagttatgcttattaacaaatccatttagataaaatgtgcattcatcgctgaagcagatattctttacatgaatagtattatcattaaccgctttagtcattttttcacaaaactcaactcgcctgtcgaaatcgtcttcggttaa
The genomic region above belongs to Anthonomus grandis grandis chromosome 6, icAntGran1.3, whole genome shotgun sequence and contains:
- the LOC126736997 gene encoding protein arginine N-methyltransferase 1, with protein sequence MAEALQDVSPTCPKSEDEDSDGWDEMELGGEQTTCLFCNLQFHTIAVALDHCRTAHNFDLLALKNKHNMDCYSYIKMINYIRLQKPEPKMIQEASVALWDDDCYLKPGEMEPWLMYDFDDLGSAPSTPHYAIDGKTPISNLNFGELQRHIHDLNLQLKQRDMLIESFQKDMEKMKQVTRTLVVDSGGDSITKMSPSDSSLGDSDGYFGSYSHFGIHHEMLNDKVRTESYRDAILNNSDSFKDKFVLDVGCGTGILSMFCAKAGARTVIGVDQSEVVYKAMDIVRENSLQDTIQLIKGQLEKTSLPVEKVDIIVSEWMGYFLLFEGMLDSVIYARDKYLNEGGLLLPNRCTISLVGVCDEDRYKNLIDFWDNVYGFSMKCMKPEILLEANVETVPNDKLITDSVVVSEIDIMTCTTNACNFKKDFTFTARKEGKLTAIAGYFDTFFDLTQKVEFSTGPQVDRTHWQQTVFYLGKTVELQEGQTLNCSISCSRLKKNARGLSVTLTVDKSKYDYIVD